In a single window of the Arachis hypogaea cultivar Tifrunner chromosome 6, arahy.Tifrunner.gnm2.J5K5, whole genome shotgun sequence genome:
- the LOC112697379 gene encoding probable plastid-lipid-associated protein 11, chloroplastic isoform X2 has translation MATTTLLLPTPFKPQSPNSKLSVPRCYSHPRFTCSSVTAQSQSARERLLVLISDQDRGLRTQTDPARRAAIVEAIDAMAELGAGTVTTDDSLSGTWRLLWTTEKEQLFIIEKAPLFGTRAGDVLQVIDVQQKTLNNVITFPPDGVFFVRSGIEIASPQRVNFRFTSAVLRGKNWEIPLPPFGQGW, from the exons ATGGCCACCACAACCCTCCTTCTTCCCACACCCTTCAAACCCCAAAGCCCTAATTCAAAACTCTCCGTCCCTCGTTGCTACTCTCACCCAAGGTTCACCTGCTCTTCCGTCACCGCCCAATCCCAATCAGCCAGGGAGCGCCTTCTCGTCCTAATCTCCGACCAGGACCGCGGCCTCAGGACGCAGACTGACCCTGCGAGGCGTGCCGCCATCGTCGAAGCCATCGACGCAATGGCCGAACTTGGCGCCGGAACTGTGACCACTGACGACTCACTCTCCGGCACGTGGAGGCTGCTTTGGACCACCGAGAAAGAGCAGCTTTTCATCATCGAGAAAGCTCCCCTGTTCGGAACACGTGCCGGCGACGTGTTGCAAGTCATCGATGTCCAACAGAAAACCCTCAATAACGTCATCACTTTCCCTCCCGATGGGGTTTTCTTCGTCCGTTCCGGGATTGAGATTGCGTCGCCACAGAGAGTCAATTTCAG ATTTACTAGTGCAGTATTACGTGGGAAGAATTGGGAAATACCGTTGCCGCCATTTGGACAGGGTTGGTAG
- the LOC112697379 gene encoding probable plastid-lipid-associated protein 11, chloroplastic isoform X1, with amino-acid sequence MATTTLLLPTPFKPQSPNSKLSVPRCYSHPRFTCSSVTAQSQSARERLLVLISDQDRGLRTQTDPARRAAIVEAIDAMAELGAGTVTTDDSLSGTWRLLWTTEKEQLFIIEKAPLFGTRAGDVLQVIDVQQKTLNNVITFPPDGVFFVRSGIEIASPQRVNFRFTSAVLRGKNWEIPLPPFGQGWFDTVYLDRDLRVAKDIRGDYLVVDRASYNWKE; translated from the exons ATGGCCACCACAACCCTCCTTCTTCCCACACCCTTCAAACCCCAAAGCCCTAATTCAAAACTCTCCGTCCCTCGTTGCTACTCTCACCCAAGGTTCACCTGCTCTTCCGTCACCGCCCAATCCCAATCAGCCAGGGAGCGCCTTCTCGTCCTAATCTCCGACCAGGACCGCGGCCTCAGGACGCAGACTGACCCTGCGAGGCGTGCCGCCATCGTCGAAGCCATCGACGCAATGGCCGAACTTGGCGCCGGAACTGTGACCACTGACGACTCACTCTCCGGCACGTGGAGGCTGCTTTGGACCACCGAGAAAGAGCAGCTTTTCATCATCGAGAAAGCTCCCCTGTTCGGAACACGTGCCGGCGACGTGTTGCAAGTCATCGATGTCCAACAGAAAACCCTCAATAACGTCATCACTTTCCCTCCCGATGGGGTTTTCTTCGTCCGTTCCGGGATTGAGATTGCGTCGCCACAGAGAGTCAATTTCAG ATTTACTAGTGCAGTATTACGTGGGAAGAATTGGGAAATACCGTTGCCGCCATTTGGACAGGGTTG GTTTGATACTGTTTACCTTGATCGTGACCTTCGAGTTGCGAAGGATATCCGGGGAGACTATTTAGTTGTAGACCGGGCTTCATATAATTGGAAAGAATGA